Proteins encoded together in one Arvicanthis niloticus isolate mArvNil1 chromosome 7, mArvNil1.pat.X, whole genome shotgun sequence window:
- the Klf3 gene encoding Krueppel-like factor 3 has product MLMFDPVPVKQEAMDPVSVSYPSNYIESMKTSKYGVIYSTPLPDKFFQTPEGLTHGIQMEPVDLTVNKRGSPPSAGGSPSSLKFPSHRRASPGLSMPSSSPPIKKYSPPSPGVQPFGVPLPPVMAAALSRHGIRSPGILPVIQPVVVQPVPFMYTSHLQQPLMVSLSEEMDNSNSGMPVPVIESYEKPILQKKIKIEPGIEPQRTDYYPEEMSPPLMNSVSPPQALLQENHPSVIVQPGKRPLPVESPDTQRKRRIHRCDYDGCNKVYTKSSHLKAHRRTHTGEKPYKCTWEGCTWKFARSDELTRHFRKHTGIKPFQCPDCDRSFSRSDHLALHRKRHMLV; this is encoded by the exons TCCTACCCATCGAATTACATAGAATCAATGAAGACCAGCAAATATGGGGTCATTTACTCCACACCGTTACCTGACAAGTTCTTCCAGACCCCAGAAGGCCTCACTCACGGGATACAGATGGAGCCAGTGGACCTCACTGTGAACAAGCGGGGCTCCCCACCCTCTGCTGGtggttctccttcctctctgaaatTCCCATCTCACCGGAGAGCATCTCCTGGGCTCAGCATGCCGTCCTCCAGCCCGCCCATTAAGAAATACTCACCCCCTTCTCCTGGCGTGCAGCCCTTCGGAGTACCTCTGCCGCCCGTGATGGCAGCTGCACTGTCCAGACATGGGATCCGAAGCCCGGGCATCCTCCCCGTCATCCAGCCTGTCGTGGTACAGCCCGTCCCTTTTATGTACACCAGCCACCTGCAGCAGCCTCTCATGGTCTCCTTGTCAGAAGAGATGGACAATTCAAACAGCGGCATGCCAG taccTGTAATTGAATCATATGAGAAGCccatattacagaaaaaaattaaaatagaacctGGAATTGAACCACAGAGGACTGACTATTACCCTGAAGAAATGTCACCCCCTTTAATGAACTCAGTGTCCCCCCCGCAAGCGTTGTTGCAAGA GAACCATCCTTCGGTCATTGTGCAGCCTGGGAAGAGACCTCTACCCGTGGAATCCCCGGATACCCAAAGGAAGCGCAGGATACACAGATGCGACTATGATGGATGCAATAAAGTCTACACTAAGAGCTCGCACTTAAAAGCACACAGAAGAACTCATACAG GAGAAAAGCCGTACAAATGCACCTGGGAAGGCTGCACGTGGAAGTTCGCTCGGTCCGATGAACTAACTAGACATTTCCGAAAACACACTGGAATCAAACCTTTCCAGTGTCCAGACTGTGACCGAAGCTTCTCTCGCTCCGACCACCTTGCCCTACACAGGAAACGCCACATGCTAGTCTGA